The Streptomyces sp. NBC_01689 genome includes a window with the following:
- a CDS encoding uroporphyrinogen-III synthase — protein MYEEQQRTGPPDHGPLSGFTVGVTAARRADELGALLQRRGACVQHAPALRIVPLADDGELLAATEELIGHAPDVVVATTAIGFRGWIEAADGWGLGEGLLGRLRGVEVLARGPKVKGAIRAQGLTEKWSPSSESMAEVLDRLLAEGVEGRRIAVQLHGEPLPGFVESLRAAGAEVVPVPVYRWMPPEDIGPVDRLLDATVTRGLDALTFTSAPAAASLLSRAEGRGLLPELLAALRQDVLAACVGPVTALPLQAHGVATVQPERFRLGPLVQLLCQELPSRARTLPVAGHRVEIRGHAVLVGGALRPVPPAGMSLLRALARRPGWVVARAELLRALPGSGRDEHAVETAMARLRGALGVPGLIQTVVKRGYRLALDPAADSKYADERTPSGN, from the coding sequence ATGTACGAGGAACAGCAGCGAACCGGACCACCCGACCACGGCCCCCTCTCGGGGTTCACCGTGGGCGTGACGGCCGCACGGCGGGCCGACGAACTCGGCGCGCTGCTCCAGCGGCGCGGCGCCTGTGTCCAGCACGCCCCCGCCCTGCGCATCGTGCCGCTCGCCGACGACGGCGAACTGCTCGCCGCCACCGAGGAACTGATCGGCCACGCCCCGGACGTCGTGGTGGCCACGACCGCCATCGGCTTCCGCGGCTGGATCGAGGCCGCGGACGGCTGGGGACTGGGCGAGGGCCTGCTCGGACGGCTGCGCGGGGTCGAGGTCCTCGCGCGCGGACCGAAGGTCAAGGGCGCGATACGGGCCCAGGGACTCACCGAGAAGTGGTCGCCGTCCTCCGAGTCCATGGCCGAGGTCCTCGACCGGCTTCTGGCGGAGGGCGTGGAGGGCCGCCGGATCGCCGTACAGCTGCACGGTGAACCGCTCCCCGGGTTCGTGGAGTCGCTGCGGGCGGCGGGCGCCGAGGTGGTGCCGGTGCCGGTGTACCGGTGGATGCCGCCGGAGGACATCGGCCCCGTCGACCGGCTGCTCGACGCCACCGTCACCCGGGGCCTGGACGCGCTCACCTTCACCAGCGCGCCCGCCGCCGCCTCGCTGCTCTCCCGCGCCGAGGGACGGGGCCTGCTGCCCGAACTGCTCGCCGCGCTCCGGCAGGACGTGCTGGCCGCCTGCGTCGGCCCGGTCACCGCGCTGCCGTTGCAGGCCCACGGTGTCGCCACGGTCCAGCCCGAACGGTTCCGGCTCGGCCCGCTCGTCCAACTCCTCTGCCAGGAACTCCCGTCCCGTGCCCGCACGTTGCCGGTCGCCGGCCACCGCGTGGAGATCCGCGGGCACGCGGTGCTGGTGGGCGGCGCGCTGCGGCCCGTACCGCCCGCCGGGATGTCCCTGCTGCGGGCCCTGGCGAGACGGCCGGGCTGGGTGGTGGCGCGGGCCGAACTCCTGCGGGCGCTGCCGGGCAGCGGACGGGACGAGCACGCCGTCGAGACCGCCATGGCCCGGCTGCGCGGCGCGCTGGGCGTCCCCGGACTCATCCAGACCGTGGTCAAACGCGGCTACCGGCTGGCCCTCGACCCCGCCGCCGACTCCAAGTACGCCGACGAACGCACCCCGTCAGGCAATTGA
- a CDS encoding anthrone oxygenase family protein, whose translation MTENSTGRPSAATGVLGAATVASGLVAGVFSIFACAVMPALARSDDRVFIRVMTDINDAIQNPVFFAGFLGAPVLTAVCARRSRGSGRRRWVWAALTAHALVLLVTTVVNVPLNDRLAGAGDPARIADPAAVRERFEDTWVAWNVVRALLSTSALVCLVRALTLPQLPDGVRSSAYLESAAGSRASR comes from the coding sequence ATGACAGAGAACAGCACGGGGCGGCCGTCTGCCGCCACAGGTGTCCTGGGTGCGGCGACGGTCGCGTCGGGTCTGGTCGCGGGCGTCTTCTCCATCTTCGCCTGCGCCGTCATGCCCGCACTGGCGCGCAGCGACGACCGCGTCTTCATCCGGGTCATGACGGACATCAACGACGCGATCCAGAACCCGGTGTTCTTCGCGGGCTTCCTGGGCGCGCCGGTCCTCACCGCCGTCTGCGCACGGCGGTCGCGCGGGTCCGGCCGCCGCCGGTGGGTGTGGGCCGCCCTGACCGCCCACGCGCTCGTCCTGCTCGTCACCACGGTGGTGAACGTGCCGCTCAACGACCGCCTCGCGGGCGCGGGCGACCCGGCGCGGATCGCCGACCCGGCGGCCGTGCGCGAGCGGTTCGAGGACACCTGGGTCGCCTGGAACGTCGTACGGGCCCTGCTGTCGACGTCCGCCCTGGTCTGTCTCGTCCGAGCCCTGACGCTCCCTCAATTGCCTGACGGGGTGCGTTCGTCGGCGTACTTGGAGTCGGCGGCGGGGTCGAGGGCCAGCCGGTAG
- a CDS encoding CGNR zinc finger domain-containing protein, with protein MASGMATASYELRFDSGRICLDLLATTHPEERLDAVDRLRVWISRSGLVPAGTPLAAADPSWLVGFRELRAQVARLVRGELDGRPAEPALARVNALALADPPAPSAVRAEDGSLRRALHTAPDCPGLLAVIARDALELLTDQTARASLRQCAGDNCPIVYLDTSRGRRRRWCSSEVCGNRERVARHRRRAALARA; from the coding sequence ATGGCATCGGGCATGGCCACGGCCTCGTACGAGTTGCGGTTCGACTCCGGGCGGATCTGCCTGGACCTGCTGGCGACCACGCACCCGGAGGAACGGCTCGACGCGGTGGACCGGCTGCGGGTCTGGATCTCCCGGTCCGGCCTCGTCCCGGCGGGCACACCGCTGGCGGCGGCCGATCCCTCCTGGCTCGTGGGCTTCCGTGAACTACGCGCCCAGGTGGCCCGGTTGGTCCGGGGGGAGCTCGACGGCCGGCCCGCCGAGCCCGCGCTCGCCCGGGTCAACGCGCTGGCCCTCGCCGACCCGCCGGCCCCCTCGGCCGTACGGGCCGAGGACGGTTCGCTGCGGCGCGCGCTGCACACCGCGCCCGACTGCCCCGGGCTGCTCGCCGTGATCGCCCGTGACGCCCTCGAACTGCTCACCGATCAGACGGCGCGCGCGAGCCTGCGACAATGCGCGGGTGACAACTGCCCGATCGTCTATCTCGACACCTCCCGTGGCAGGCGCCGACGATGGTGCTCCAGCGAGGTGTGCGGCAACCGGGAGCGTGTGGCCCGGCACCGGCGACGGGCCGCGCTCGCCCGAGCGTGA
- a CDS encoding sigma-70 family RNA polymerase sigma factor has translation MNPSASASSNSEPDEELMRALYREHAGPLLAYVLRLVAGDRQRAEDVVQETLIRAWKNAGQLNRATGSVRPWLVTVARRIVIDGHRSRQARPQEVDPAPLEVIPAEDEIDKALWLMTLSDALDDLTPAHREVLVETYFKGRTVNEAAETLGIPSGTVRSRVFYALRSMKLALEERGVTA, from the coding sequence ATGAATCCGTCCGCGTCGGCTTCGTCGAACAGCGAACCCGACGAGGAGCTGATGCGTGCGCTGTACCGGGAGCACGCGGGTCCCTTGCTCGCCTACGTGCTGCGGCTGGTCGCGGGCGACCGGCAGCGCGCCGAGGACGTCGTGCAGGAAACACTCATCCGTGCCTGGAAGAACGCCGGTCAGCTCAACCGGGCGACCGGCTCGGTACGACCCTGGCTGGTGACGGTCGCCCGGCGCATCGTCATCGACGGACACCGCAGCCGGCAGGCCCGGCCGCAGGAGGTGGACCCGGCACCGCTGGAGGTCATCCCCGCGGAGGACGAGATCGACAAGGCGTTGTGGCTGATGACACTGTCGGACGCGCTGGACGACCTGACCCCTGCCCACAGGGAGGTTCTGGTCGAAACGTACTTCAAAGGGCGTACGGTCAATGAAGCGGCCGAAACGCTCGGCATACCCAGCGGCACCGTGCGCTCGCGGGTGTTCTACGCCCTGCGCTCGATGAAGCTGGCGCTGGAGGAGCGGGGGGTGACGGCATGA